In Symphalangus syndactylus isolate Jambi chromosome 15, NHGRI_mSymSyn1-v2.1_pri, whole genome shotgun sequence, the following are encoded in one genomic region:
- the ESD gene encoding S-formylglutathione hydrolase, giving the protein MALKQISSNKCFGGLQKVFEHDSVELNCKMKFAVYLPPKAETGKCPALYWLSGLTCTEQNFISKSGYHQAASEHGLVVIAPDTSPRGCNIKGEDESWDFGTGAGFYVDATEDPWKTNYRMYSYVTEELPQLINANFPVDPQRMSIFGHSMGGHGALICALKNPGKYKSVSAFAPICNPVLCPWGKKAFSGYLGTDQSKWKAYDATHLVKSYPGSQLDILIDQGKDDQFLLDGQLLPDNFIAACTEKKIPVVFRLQEGYDHSYYFIATFITDHIRHHAKYLNA; this is encoded by the exons ATGGCATTGAAGCAGATTTCCAGCAACAAGTGCTTTGGGGGATTGCAGAAAGTTTTTGAACATGACAG TGTTGAACTGAACTGCAAAATGAAATTTGCTGTCTACTTACCACCAAAGGCAGAAACAGGAAAGTGCCCTGCACTGTATTGGCTCTCAG GTTTAACTTGCACAGAACAAAATTTTATATCAAAATCCGGTTATCATCAGGCTGCTTCAGAACATGGTCTTGTTGTCATTGCTCCAGATACCAGCCCTC GTGGCTGCAATATTAAAGGAGAAGATGAGAGCTGGGACTTTGGCACTGGTGCTGGATTTTATGTTGATGCCACTGAAGATCCTTGGAAAACCAACTACAGAATGTACTCTTATGTCACGGAGGAG CTTCCCCAACTCATAAATGCCAATTTTCCAGTGGATCCCCAAAGGATGTCTATTTTTGGCCACTCCATGGGAGGTCATGGAGCTCTGATCTGTGCTTTGAAAAATCCTGGAAAATACAAA tCTGTGTCAGCATTTGCTCCAATTTGCAACCCTGTACTCTGTCCCTGGGGCAAAAAAGCCTTTAGTGGATATTTGGGAACAGATCAAAGTAAATGGAAG GCTTATGATGCTACCCATCTTGTGAAATCCTATCCAGGATCTCAGCTGGACATACTAATTGATCAAGGGAAAGATGACCAGTTTCTTTTAGATGGACAGTTACTCCCTGATAACTTCATAGCTGCctgtacagaaaagaaaatccctgTTGTTTTTCGATTACAAGAG